A part of Mesoplodon densirostris isolate mMesDen1 chromosome 10, mMesDen1 primary haplotype, whole genome shotgun sequence genomic DNA contains:
- the C10H6orf226 gene encoding uncharacterized protein C6orf226 homolog, producing MEPSGSQSGPGAAPAPADSASASVTLAQLLQLVQQGRGLPGLERRHVVATLGEPTASRLPRRPKPWEASGSADAPAPPFQTRGHRPDDPPYGQRTLLEEPGSGEAATAPS from the coding sequence ATGGAGCCCTCCGGCAGTCAGAGCGGACCTGGCGCGGCTCCTGCACCTGCGGACTCAGCCTCGGCCTCGGTGACCCTGGCGCAGCTCCTGCAGCTGGTCCAGCAGGGCCGGGGGCTCCCCGGCCTGGAGAGGCGCCACGTTGTGGCGACCCTCGGCGAACCCACGGCGTCCCGGCTCCCGCGGAGGCCCAAGCCCTGGGAGGCCTCGGGCTCCGCCGACGCCCCCGCGCCGCCCTTCCAGACCCGGGGCCACAGGCCCGACGACCCTCCCTATGGGCAGAGGACCCTCCTGGAAGAACCTGGCTCCGGAGAGGCTGCGACAGCGCCTTCCTAG